From the genome of Polyangiaceae bacterium, one region includes:
- a CDS encoding SUMF1/EgtB/PvdO family nonheme iron enzyme encodes MEDAAGMGAGASGQTLPIASSSAPPALEDASIAHEDASAVSACPADMTLVDGLFCPAMAYRCLKRSGGVGHGCPEYSRGEVCLGEQDRRRYCIDLHEWPNRVGERPKVYVSWFEAKALCEGVGKRLCRRSEWILACEGPKRLPYPWGFVRQPSPCNIDRSVVEADANAIADPRTRDDEIARLWQADPIGSHPNCVSSFGVYDLAGNVDEWTDNAADDPTTDRVSTLNGGYWGPVRNTCRLTTKSHGPTFTFYQVGFRCCADTRDGVVVDPPRPWIERSDRKRDDGSPYEDE; translated from the coding sequence ATGGAAGATGCAGCCGGTATGGGCGCAGGTGCGTCCGGGCAAACCCTACCGATCGCGTCTTCGTCGGCACCGCCTGCTCTCGAGGACGCTTCGATCGCGCACGAGGACGCTTCCGCGGTGAGCGCGTGCCCTGCCGACATGACGCTCGTCGATGGACTGTTTTGCCCTGCGATGGCGTACCGATGCTTGAAGCGATCGGGCGGAGTGGGACACGGCTGTCCAGAATATTCGCGCGGTGAAGTTTGTCTTGGCGAACAGGACCGGCGCAGGTACTGCATCGACCTGCACGAATGGCCCAATCGCGTGGGTGAACGTCCCAAAGTGTACGTCAGTTGGTTCGAAGCCAAAGCGCTTTGCGAAGGTGTCGGCAAGCGCCTTTGTCGAAGGTCGGAGTGGATTCTCGCCTGCGAGGGGCCCAAGCGTTTGCCGTATCCTTGGGGCTTCGTTCGACAGCCGAGCCCATGCAACATCGATCGTTCCGTCGTCGAAGCCGACGCGAATGCCATCGCGGACCCTCGCACGCGTGACGACGAGATTGCTCGGCTCTGGCAAGCCGATCCGATTGGATCGCATCCCAACTGCGTGAGCTCGTTCGGTGTGTACGATCTTGCCGGTAACGTCGACGAATGGACCGACAACGCGGCCGATGATCCGACGACCGATCGTGTCTCGACGCTGAACGGTGGTTATTGGGGTCCTGTGCGCAACACGTGCCGCCTTACGACGAAGTCGCATGGACCGACGTTCACGTTCTACCAAGTGGGCTTTCGTTGCTGCGCGGACACGCGTGACGGTGTCGTCGTCGATCCGCCGCGTCCTTGGATCGAGCGATCCGATCGCAAGCGCGACGATGGTTCGCCCTACGAGGACGAATGA
- a CDS encoding response regulator, producing the protein MEEKETTNQPELFTASDVARFCQVDLKTIHNWADKGEIRHFRTPGRHLRFRRLDVLDFLRKYGYPIPDVLKLGKPKVVAVDDDPQVLASLRKSLSKRFDLTTFQDPFDALVAVGNIQPDAMILDVKMPGLDGVKCLERLRSIDLTSHIRCIVYSDADEMKKNATEAGAYDFIKKGEASDLRDSLERLMGLERE; encoded by the coding sequence ATGGAAGAAAAAGAGACGACGAATCAGCCGGAACTTTTTACGGCGAGCGATGTGGCGCGGTTTTGCCAGGTCGATTTGAAGACGATCCATAACTGGGCGGACAAGGGGGAAATCCGGCATTTCCGGACGCCAGGTCGTCACTTGCGCTTCCGGAGGCTCGATGTCCTCGATTTTCTCCGCAAGTACGGGTACCCGATTCCCGACGTCTTGAAACTGGGCAAACCCAAGGTGGTCGCAGTGGACGACGATCCACAGGTGCTCGCGTCGCTACGCAAATCGCTCAGCAAGCGGTTTGACCTGACGACCTTCCAAGATCCCTTCGATGCGCTCGTGGCCGTCGGCAACATTCAGCCTGACGCGATGATCCTGGATGTGAAAATGCCGGGACTCGATGGGGTCAAGTGCCTCGAACGACTGCGATCGATCGATCTCACGTCGCACATCCGCTGCATCGTGTATTCGGACGCCGACGAGATGAAGAAAAACGCGACCGAAGCTGGCGCTTACGACTTCATAAAGAAGGGCGAAGCATCCGATCTGCGCGATTCACTCGAGCGCCTCATGGGCCTCGAACGCGAATGA
- the uvrA gene encoding excinuclease ABC subunit UvrA, which yields MNRLLIRGARQHNLKNVSLSLPRDRLVVVTGPSGSGKSSLAFDTIYAEGQRRYVESLSAYARQFLEQLAKPDVDSIDGLSPAIAIEQRALTKSPRSTVGTVTEISDYLRLLFARVGTPHCPQCGARIEAQTVQQIVDRILGLGEGARVTILAPICRARRGELKLELDRLRREGFVRIRVDGEVVDLGDEIVLDRAKAHDLDVVVDRIVVKDGIKSRLTDSVELALKLGEGRLLVDQSTDKVRTEPIWMSERFACIACGISLPPIEPRMFSFNGPHGACPTCDGIGFRTRIDPERVVPDDKRTLREGAIIAWGRRGSISLATETSKAVNALGVNPDVAFRDLEEPVKQALLFGAEGTPARGKRKAKENYEGIVTRLERLLNAGEDALAEAADDDDDDDDATVEDIGRYAVTRVCDVCKGKRLRAEALAVKLADKNIADVGTMPLRTLRLFLEGLARIDGVFQLQPRERAIAEPLLRAVVARLGFLIDVGLDYLTLDRSAQTLSGGEGQRIKLATQIGAALVGVLYVLDEPSVGLHARDNARLLEALRRLVDLGNSVIVVEHDRDAILAADYVVDMGPGAGVHGGEVIAEGTPAEIQANPKSVTGPWLSGDKHLPIPHKRRTGDGRVIRIVGAKAHNLRNITVDIPVGTLCAITGVSGSGKSSLIVDTLLPAARSSLYRSSTPIGECDGIEGLSHIDKVVSIDQAPIGRTPRSNPATYTGVFGLLRDVYASLPEARARGYKAGRFSFNVKGGRCEACQGDGVLRVEMHFLPDVFVTCETCGGKRYNRETLEVLYRGMSISDALSLTVDQALGQFDAIPRIRDRLMALSRVGLGYITLGQPATTISGGEAQRVKLARELARKATGRTLYVLDEPTTGLHFSDIDVLIGALTSLRDTGNTVVVVEHNLDVVACCDWVVDLGPEGGERGGSLVACGSPEHVAGVEGSHTGHYLRSVLESGKRGQTSRGRR from the coding sequence ATGAATCGACTGCTCATTCGCGGCGCAAGACAGCACAACCTCAAGAACGTCAGCCTGTCGCTACCGCGGGATCGACTCGTCGTCGTGACGGGACCAAGCGGTTCTGGCAAGTCGTCGCTCGCTTTCGACACGATCTACGCCGAGGGACAGCGGCGCTACGTGGAGTCTCTCTCTGCGTACGCACGTCAATTTCTCGAGCAACTTGCAAAGCCGGACGTCGATTCGATCGATGGTTTGTCCCCCGCGATTGCGATCGAGCAACGTGCCCTCACGAAAAGTCCTCGTTCCACGGTCGGCACCGTCACGGAAATTTCGGACTACCTGCGCCTCTTGTTTGCACGCGTAGGCACCCCGCATTGCCCTCAGTGCGGCGCCCGCATCGAAGCGCAAACGGTGCAACAGATCGTCGATCGCATCCTCGGCCTTGGCGAAGGCGCGCGCGTCACGATCCTTGCGCCCATCTGCCGAGCGCGTCGCGGCGAGCTCAAGCTCGAGTTGGATCGTTTGCGTCGCGAAGGATTCGTTCGCATCCGCGTCGACGGCGAAGTGGTGGACCTTGGTGACGAGATCGTCCTCGATCGAGCCAAGGCCCACGATCTCGACGTCGTCGTCGATCGCATCGTGGTCAAAGACGGCATCAAGAGCCGCTTGACGGACTCGGTCGAGCTTGCGCTGAAGCTCGGTGAGGGCCGGCTTTTGGTGGATCAATCGACCGACAAGGTACGAACCGAGCCGATTTGGATGAGCGAGCGATTTGCGTGTATCGCGTGCGGCATTTCGCTTCCGCCCATCGAGCCGCGGATGTTTTCGTTCAACGGGCCGCATGGCGCGTGTCCCACGTGCGACGGCATCGGATTTCGCACGCGTATCGATCCCGAACGCGTGGTGCCCGACGACAAGCGAACACTCCGCGAAGGCGCGATCATCGCGTGGGGTCGTCGAGGGTCGATCTCGCTCGCAACGGAAACGAGCAAGGCCGTCAATGCTCTCGGGGTGAATCCCGACGTCGCCTTTCGCGACCTCGAAGAGCCCGTCAAACAAGCTTTGCTCTTCGGTGCGGAGGGCACGCCCGCGCGCGGAAAACGCAAGGCGAAGGAGAATTACGAAGGCATCGTCACCAGGCTCGAACGCTTGCTCAATGCAGGCGAGGACGCGCTTGCGGAAGCCGCGGACGACGATGACGACGACGATGACGCGACCGTCGAAGACATCGGCCGCTACGCGGTCACTCGCGTGTGTGACGTTTGTAAAGGCAAACGCCTCCGCGCCGAAGCGCTCGCGGTCAAACTTGCAGACAAGAACATCGCGGACGTCGGCACGATGCCGCTGCGCACGCTGCGTTTGTTCCTGGAAGGTTTGGCGCGCATCGACGGCGTCTTTCAGTTGCAACCGCGAGAACGAGCCATCGCCGAACCGCTCTTGCGCGCGGTCGTTGCAAGGCTCGGGTTTCTCATCGACGTAGGGCTCGACTACCTGACGCTCGATAGGTCCGCACAAACGCTTTCCGGCGGCGAGGGTCAACGCATCAAGTTGGCAACACAGATCGGCGCTGCGCTCGTCGGCGTGCTGTACGTACTCGACGAACCCAGCGTCGGCCTTCATGCACGCGACAACGCGCGCCTCCTCGAAGCCCTCAGGCGTCTGGTCGACCTTGGCAACAGTGTCATCGTCGTCGAACACGATCGCGACGCGATCTTGGCGGCGGACTACGTCGTCGACATGGGCCCGGGAGCCGGCGTGCACGGAGGCGAAGTCATCGCCGAAGGCACGCCTGCCGAGATTCAAGCCAACCCGAAGTCGGTCACGGGTCCGTGGCTCTCCGGCGACAAACACCTACCGATTCCGCACAAACGTCGCACGGGCGATGGTCGCGTCATTCGGATCGTCGGCGCCAAAGCGCACAACCTTCGCAACATCACGGTCGACATTCCCGTCGGCACGTTGTGCGCGATCACCGGCGTGAGCGGCTCGGGCAAGTCGAGCCTCATCGTCGATACGTTGTTGCCTGCAGCGCGATCGTCGCTGTACCGATCGAGCACGCCGATTGGCGAATGCGACGGCATCGAAGGTTTGTCGCACATCGACAAGGTCGTCTCGATCGATCAAGCGCCCATCGGACGCACGCCGCGTTCGAATCCCGCCACGTACACGGGCGTTTTTGGTCTTTTGCGGGACGTATACGCTTCGCTCCCGGAAGCTCGCGCCCGCGGATACAAGGCTGGGCGGTTTTCATTCAACGTCAAAGGCGGCCGCTGTGAAGCTTGCCAAGGCGACGGAGTTCTCCGCGTAGAGATGCACTTTCTGCCGGACGTGTTCGTCACGTGCGAAACATGCGGGGGCAAACGCTACAACCGCGAAACACTCGAAGTGCTTTATCGCGGAATGTCGATTTCCGATGCGCTGTCATTGACCGTCGATCAGGCGCTCGGGCAATTCGACGCGATCCCGCGCATTCGTGATCGCCTGATGGCTCTGAGCCGGGTTGGTCTCGGCTACATCACGCTGGGACAACCAGCGACGACGATCTCGGGCGGTGAGGCGCAGCGCGTCAAACTCGCACGCGAGCTTGCGCGCAAGGCAACGGGACGAACGTTGTACGTTTTGGACGAACCCACGACGGGTCTGCATTTCTCGGACATCGACGTGCTCATTGGTGCGCTCACGAGTCTTCGCGATACGGGCAATACGGTGGTGGTTGTCGAGCACAACCTGGATGTCGTCGCGTGTTGCGATTGGGTGGTGGATCTGGGTCCGGAAGGTGGCGAGCGCGGCGGATCGCTCGTTGCGTGTGGTTCACCCGAGCACGTAGCGGGCGTCGAAGGGTCGCACACGGGACATTATTTGCGCAGCGTGCTGGAGAGCGGAAAGCGCGGGCAAACCAGTCGTGGGCGGAGGTGA
- a CDS encoding SUMF1/EgtB/PvdO family nonheme iron enzyme, which yields MNARSTIAFPLVLALALGVGAALVTTRKKGEPTLPGASPSAPVFVLGPSAIPSASAAPAPKTSASADVAPPTYVQLNPESATMCPKGMVLVDGIYCPFVGHKCARYREGVQDVCEQFGPEVLCEGRLEHRRFCIDTYEYPNLQGVKPVVMADWNEAMRACRVEGKRLCAVEEWEFACEGPGMWPYPYGAERDRTACNIDQNEETPDADALSRPDRVGAEVERIDRRVKSGSMPRCVSPFGVYDMTGNVDEWVDNPQGKKAEPPFRSSLKGDDWGANRARCRPIDSTIPESFTSPQRGFRCCADPMRGPRVVAAPDARRSRLSRMDVPKKAEKRDK from the coding sequence ATGAACGCGCGCTCGACGATCGCCTTTCCGCTCGTGCTCGCGCTTGCTCTCGGCGTTGGTGCCGCGCTCGTGACGACGCGTAAAAAGGGCGAGCCCACGCTTCCTGGCGCGTCGCCTTCAGCCCCGGTCTTCGTGCTCGGGCCCTCGGCGATTCCTTCGGCATCCGCAGCGCCAGCGCCGAAAACATCGGCGTCTGCGGACGTCGCACCTCCCACGTACGTTCAGTTGAACCCCGAAAGCGCGACGATGTGTCCGAAAGGCATGGTGCTCGTCGACGGCATTTATTGTCCGTTCGTTGGGCACAAGTGCGCGAGGTATCGCGAAGGAGTTCAGGACGTGTGCGAACAGTTCGGACCTGAAGTGCTTTGCGAAGGACGTCTCGAGCATCGGCGTTTCTGCATCGACACGTACGAGTACCCCAACTTGCAGGGCGTCAAGCCGGTGGTCATGGCGGACTGGAACGAGGCGATGCGAGCTTGTCGTGTCGAGGGCAAACGGCTTTGCGCGGTCGAAGAGTGGGAGTTTGCGTGCGAAGGGCCGGGCATGTGGCCGTACCCTTATGGTGCGGAGCGTGATCGGACGGCGTGCAACATCGACCAGAACGAGGAGACACCGGATGCGGATGCGCTTTCGCGTCCGGATCGTGTGGGCGCCGAGGTTGAGCGGATCGATCGTCGTGTGAAGTCCGGTTCGATGCCTCGGTGTGTGAGTCCGTTTGGCGTGTACGACATGACGGGCAACGTCGACGAGTGGGTCGACAATCCGCAGGGAAAGAAGGCCGAACCGCCGTTCCGTTCATCGCTCAAGGGAGACGATTGGGGGGCGAACCGAGCGCGTTGTCGTCCGATCGACTCGACGATTCCCGAGTCGTTTACGTCTCCGCAGCGAGGGTTTCGATGTTGTGCCGATCCGATGCGCGGGCCGCGCGTCGTGGCCGCACCGGATGCGCGTCGATCGCGCCTGAGTCGCATGGACGTTCCGAAGAAGGCGGAGAAACGCGACAAGTAG
- a CDS encoding Stp1/IreP family PP2C-type Ser/Thr phosphatase, whose translation MSKSQPGRAIRIAAAGLTDVGRQRRHNEDNVLVAPKVGLFLVADGMGGHSTGHVASALAASSMQSFFDATETGALPTPVPPDEANLPHGAARLVQGVRKANRDVFEVSSTRKENRGMGSTIVAIHFDGSDLHIAHVGDSRCYRIRDGEIEQITRDHSLINDALALKPDLTQEELARLPKNVITRALGMKDAVKVDVQSVHVEPEDVFLLCSDGLTGMINNDQILEVFSLTNDLDEACELLVAMANEAGGTDNISALLVRAESVDPNAPDVSVSEAEIDFESTDAPELDVEEAVLSQPIPNDFEDDDTAPAVAKPAITITGAEEDAGDPESWMEDTMPVDLRKKGILGSPADDVAIEHVDVVEEDVALLDVHDEYDGPTSIDDITVARCRRCDHELYVGNFFCTECGLKIEPD comes from the coding sequence ATGTCGAAGAGCCAGCCGGGCCGCGCGATCCGCATCGCAGCAGCGGGATTGACCGATGTAGGTCGCCAGCGTCGGCACAACGAAGACAATGTTCTCGTAGCGCCGAAAGTCGGCCTGTTTTTGGTCGCCGATGGCATGGGTGGCCACTCGACTGGTCACGTTGCGAGTGCGCTTGCTGCATCGTCGATGCAGAGTTTTTTCGATGCCACGGAGACGGGTGCACTGCCTACTCCGGTGCCGCCCGACGAAGCGAATTTGCCGCATGGCGCTGCACGTTTGGTGCAGGGCGTACGCAAGGCGAATCGTGACGTTTTCGAGGTTTCTTCGACCCGCAAAGAAAATCGCGGCATGGGATCGACCATCGTCGCGATTCACTTCGACGGCTCGGATCTGCACATCGCGCACGTGGGCGACAGCCGTTGCTATCGCATTCGCGACGGCGAGATCGAGCAGATCACGCGAGACCACTCGCTCATCAACGACGCGCTCGCGCTGAAGCCCGACTTGACGCAAGAGGAGCTGGCGCGACTGCCGAAGAACGTGATCACGCGGGCGCTCGGCATGAAAGACGCCGTCAAGGTCGACGTTCAGTCGGTGCACGTCGAGCCCGAGGACGTCTTCTTGCTGTGCTCGGACGGTCTCACGGGGATGATCAACAACGATCAGATCCTCGAAGTGTTTTCTTTGACAAACGACCTCGACGAAGCGTGCGAGCTGCTCGTCGCGATGGCGAACGAAGCGGGCGGAACGGACAACATCTCCGCGCTCCTCGTGCGTGCAGAATCAGTCGATCCCAATGCTCCCGACGTGTCGGTGAGCGAGGCGGAGATCGACTTCGAATCGACGGATGCGCCCGAGCTCGACGTCGAAGAAGCGGTGCTATCGCAGCCGATTCCGAACGATTTCGAGGACGACGACACGGCGCCTGCGGTTGCCAAGCCCGCCATCACGATCACGGGAGCCGAAGAAGATGCGGGCGATCCGGAATCGTGGATGGAAGACACGATGCCGGTCGATCTGCGCAAGAAGGGCATTCTCGGCAGCCCCGCGGACGATGTGGCGATCGAGCACGTGGACGTCGTGGAAGAAGACGTTGCGTTGCTCGACGTGCACGACGAGTACGACGGTCCGACGTCCATCGACGACATCACGGTTGCGCGTTGTCGGCGCTGCGATCACGAGCTCTACGTCGGGAACTTCTTCTGCACCGAATGCGGTCTGAAGATCGAACCGGATTGA
- a CDS encoding TraR/DksA C4-type zinc finger protein, with protein sequence MNKAQLKRFKGLLEEKRDEILKKAKQTLNEDMSLDASDLPDEMDLASSEYLQSFTFRLRGREKAFLDKIDKALIKIEDGTFGMCESCEEEISSKRLEARPETTLCIRCKEDQERAEKDFG encoded by the coding sequence ATGAACAAGGCGCAGCTCAAGAGGTTCAAGGGTCTCCTGGAAGAGAAGCGCGACGAGATCCTGAAGAAAGCAAAGCAAACGCTGAACGAGGACATGTCCCTCGACGCAAGCGATCTGCCGGACGAAATGGACCTCGCGTCGAGCGAGTACCTGCAATCGTTCACATTTCGTCTGCGGGGTCGCGAGAAGGCGTTTCTCGATAAGATCGACAAAGCGCTGATCAAGATCGAGGACGGAACGTTTGGCATGTGCGAGTCGTGCGAGGAGGAAATTTCCTCCAAGCGCCTCGAAGCTCGCCCCGAAACGACGCTCTGCATTCGCTGCAAAGAAGACCAGGAGCGCGCCGAGAAGGACTTCGGCTGA
- a CDS encoding sigma 54-interacting transcriptional regulator codes for MERQTHYAPSPSSLDDLTLDLACAVDSAAGPVWIRFENAHEQHTIRLDPGHQVVVGSNINVDVRLTDRTVSGRHAGIVHCGDGIEVVDFGSRNGVRAGGARVQRAWLFRGGTVELGRTTVFVEAPTGGRNAGPASLLPGLVGTSDAMQRLAMTVRRLAPMKLPAMIRGESGSGKELVARAMHKESRRAEGPFVAINAATISRELAESELFGHVKGAFTGAQRDRRGAFRAAHKGTLFLDEIGSLPIDVQAKLLRVVEEGVVWPLGAEVATPVDVRLVVATCEPLEQMIKAKRFRPDLYERLAVCAVHVPPLRERTGDIDALCKHLLATSGLEDYVISASALAELRMYRWPGNVRELRNIIVQAAMRAPGSFIDVGHVSRVIAERTGASGVKYSAEDLQKIFDESGRNISEAARRAMLPRTTMRDLLRAAGIRMG; via the coding sequence GTGGAACGACAAACTCACTACGCGCCTTCGCCTTCATCTCTCGACGACCTGACTTTGGACCTCGCCTGCGCGGTTGATTCCGCAGCGGGGCCGGTGTGGATCCGCTTCGAGAATGCACACGAACAGCACACGATACGACTCGATCCGGGCCATCAGGTCGTCGTCGGATCGAACATCAACGTCGACGTTCGACTGACGGATCGCACGGTCAGCGGGCGTCATGCGGGCATCGTGCACTGCGGTGACGGCATCGAAGTCGTCGACTTCGGATCACGCAACGGCGTGCGTGCAGGCGGCGCTCGCGTGCAGCGTGCGTGGCTTTTCCGCGGCGGTACGGTGGAGCTCGGGCGAACGACGGTGTTCGTCGAAGCGCCCACGGGCGGGCGAAACGCGGGCCCAGCGTCGCTACTGCCGGGGCTCGTCGGCACGAGCGATGCGATGCAGCGGCTCGCGATGACCGTGCGACGTCTTGCGCCGATGAAGCTGCCCGCGATGATTCGAGGTGAGTCGGGCAGCGGCAAAGAGCTCGTTGCGCGGGCGATGCACAAGGAGAGCAGGCGTGCAGAAGGGCCGTTTGTCGCGATAAACGCGGCGACGATCTCGCGCGAGCTTGCCGAGTCCGAGCTATTTGGACACGTCAAAGGTGCGTTCACGGGGGCTCAACGCGATCGTCGAGGTGCTTTTCGTGCAGCGCACAAAGGAACGCTGTTCCTCGATGAAATCGGGTCCTTGCCGATCGATGTGCAAGCAAAGCTCTTGCGCGTGGTGGAAGAAGGCGTCGTGTGGCCGCTCGGTGCGGAAGTTGCGACGCCGGTCGACGTGCGTCTCGTGGTGGCAACGTGCGAGCCGCTCGAACAGATGATCAAGGCGAAGCGATTCCGACCTGACTTGTACGAGCGCTTGGCCGTGTGTGCGGTGCACGTGCCGCCGCTTCGCGAGCGCACGGGGGACATCGATGCGCTGTGCAAACATCTGCTCGCGACATCGGGCCTCGAGGACTACGTGATCTCTGCGTCCGCTCTTGCCGAGCTGCGGATGTATCGATGGCCGGGCAATGTGCGCGAGCTGCGCAACATCATCGTGCAAGCGGCGATGCGAGCCCCAGGATCATTCATCGACGTGGGCCACGTGTCGCGCGTCATCGCGGAGCGCACGGGCGCATCGGGCGTGAAGTACAGCGCGGAGGATTTGCAAAAGATCTTCGATGAGTCGGGGCGCAACATCAGCGAAGCCGCCAGGCGCGCGATGCTTCCGCGCACGACGATGCGCGACTTGCTGCGCGCTGCAGGGATACGAATGGGGTAG
- a CDS encoding N-acetylmuramoyl-L-alanine amidase produces MLLDGCNKGAPAPAPTTAPSDEARATALLDAQSVLPPRAEVVALADAVAIASSKAGHNARGAELAALAAALRTRAFRLDRADADAREALELHAAVASAAAGTPVGCEADRQRALLAGELAGDAAVTYRELYLASRRQSVLAPRTPCHAAIDRALALASPFRPRADIMTALEREGDLAAAGAARGATTPSAFAPTSLGSAPTNAAPAPAPKVSASASGSEGQVVVSPKDDAVAKGPVKVLSVEPFGNDKGGRVVIHLSGPAAFQVGTLGADSSAGKDARVYVDITRATSRGVKKEIEVGGVVRRVRLGIQEHGTRVVLDLAASLYRRVFYLPDPFRIVVDVSTRPPLRQDKQGPSGQREVRRVVIDPGHGGTDSGAVGPTGLTEKAVTLDIAHRAATIVSRELGMETMLTRDDDTYVPLDLRTARANAFHADLFVSIHCNASENGQARGPMTFSLDRVREPDRMTMRIAERENAARPLKAGAERDTRAIDEEMALIVSNLDVGDLLERSRHVADLLQRAALASLGQRWPDTKDQGTKSAGFFVLVGADMPAVLFETSFISNPEDEARLNTADYRQKLADAVANAIRAYRDGK; encoded by the coding sequence ATGCTGCTCGACGGCTGCAACAAAGGAGCACCCGCACCCGCTCCAACCACCGCGCCAAGCGACGAAGCTCGTGCGACCGCGCTGCTCGATGCGCAGAGCGTGTTGCCACCACGTGCCGAGGTCGTGGCGCTCGCCGACGCCGTCGCCATCGCTTCGTCCAAAGCGGGCCACAACGCACGCGGTGCCGAGCTCGCAGCACTCGCCGCCGCGCTACGCACGCGCGCCTTCCGCCTCGATCGCGCAGATGCGGACGCGCGCGAAGCCCTCGAGCTACACGCCGCCGTCGCAAGTGCGGCCGCCGGAACACCCGTCGGTTGCGAGGCCGATCGGCAACGAGCGCTCCTGGCCGGCGAGCTCGCAGGCGACGCAGCCGTGACGTATCGCGAGCTCTACCTCGCATCACGTCGTCAATCCGTGCTTGCTCCGCGCACGCCTTGCCACGCCGCGATCGATCGCGCCCTGGCGCTCGCATCGCCGTTCAGACCACGCGCCGACATCATGACGGCGCTCGAGCGAGAAGGTGACCTCGCTGCAGCAGGCGCCGCGCGCGGCGCGACCACTCCATCGGCATTTGCGCCGACTTCGCTTGGTTCTGCTCCGACGAACGCAGCGCCAGCACCTGCACCCAAAGTTTCTGCGAGCGCATCGGGTTCCGAAGGCCAGGTCGTCGTTTCACCCAAAGACGACGCCGTCGCCAAAGGCCCTGTCAAAGTTCTTTCGGTCGAACCCTTCGGCAACGACAAAGGCGGCCGGGTCGTGATCCACTTGAGCGGCCCGGCTGCGTTTCAAGTGGGCACACTTGGCGCCGATAGTAGCGCGGGAAAAGATGCCCGCGTCTACGTCGACATCACTCGAGCAACATCGCGCGGCGTCAAAAAAGAGATCGAAGTGGGTGGTGTCGTTCGTCGCGTGCGACTCGGCATTCAAGAACATGGAACGCGTGTCGTTCTCGATCTTGCCGCTTCGCTCTACCGCCGCGTTTTCTACCTGCCCGATCCGTTCCGCATCGTCGTCGACGTGAGCACCAGGCCGCCACTTCGTCAGGACAAACAAGGCCCATCGGGACAACGTGAAGTGCGTCGCGTCGTGATCGATCCCGGCCATGGCGGCACGGATTCGGGAGCGGTCGGACCGACGGGGTTGACCGAGAAAGCCGTGACACTCGACATCGCGCATCGCGCCGCGACGATCGTGTCCCGCGAGCTCGGCATGGAGACGATGCTCACGCGCGACGACGACACGTACGTGCCGCTCGATCTGCGCACGGCGCGAGCCAACGCGTTTCATGCAGATCTCTTCGTCTCGATTCACTGCAATGCGTCCGAGAACGGTCAAGCTCGCGGCCCCATGACGTTCTCGCTCGATCGCGTGCGCGAGCCCGATCGCATGACCATGCGCATCGCCGAACGTGAGAACGCAGCGCGCCCGCTCAAAGCGGGTGCCGAACGCGACACGCGCGCCATCGATGAAGAGATGGCGCTCATCGTCTCGAACCTCGACGTGGGCGATCTGCTCGAGCGATCGCGACACGTGGCGGACTTGCTTCAACGAGCTGCGCTCGCGTCGCTGGGCCAAAGGTGGCCCGACACGAAAGATCAAGGCACCAAGTCGGCCGGTTTCTTCGTGCTCGTCGGTGCGGACATGCCAGCCGTGCTTTTCGAGACGTCGTTCATTTCGAATCCGGAAGACGAAGCGCGATTGAACACGGCCGATTATCGACAAAAGCTCGCCGATGCCGTGGCCAATGCCATTCGCGCGTACCGGGATGGCAAGTGA